AGGAAAGTGATCATATTGAACTATTTAACGCGGGAATTTTTATCGAATTTCAGGTATAAAGGTTCATGTAATTGTAAGTTTCAATATGGCTTCATCTTTTCTGGAATGACAAGAACAGGGAGAGAAGGGAATGGGCATATATCGTATTGTTAAATCAATCCTTCCATAGTATCACCGAGTTTGTAAAACTAGTGCAGGAAATAGCCGGCCAAACCAATCTGCTGTCATTGAATTCCGCCATCGAGGCTGCCCGTGCAGGTGAAAATGGCATGGGTTGCAGTTGTTGCGAATGAAGTAAGAAAGCTAGCGGAACAGACAAAAAATTCTATCGCAGAAATAGAATCAATCGTGAATAGTGAATACATCAGGTGAGTATATGAAGGAAGTGGTTGGATCTGTTCAAAGGGTTAAGGAGGTTGTTCAGGCAGGGGGGGGGGGAATCAGTTTTAACCGAAAGGCCTTTCAATGAAATCATTGGCGTAATTGAAGGGAATATTTCCGATTCAAGGGACATGGAAAGGGATATTCAAGGTTTGGTATCGGTCATTCAGGAAATCGGGAATTCTTCGGAAAAGGTATCCGACCAAGCTGGTATTCTGAATAACACGGCAAATGCATTATAGAATGGAAATAGACCTGTTAGAACTGGCCCATCCCCATTCTAAAAATCGCTTATAACCATTTGACTTTTGGTTCGGTTTTATCAATAATTCGTTTAATGTTCGCCCGGTGCCGGTAAAAAATGAAGATAGTAAAGATGCCAATCACTGTAATGAGAGCCCAATCACCTGTATGAAACACCAAACTATAGATAAAAGCAAGTAGAGAGGCAATCATGGAAGAGAGCGACACATATTTGGAAAAGTATAGGGATATAAAGAAAATGATAACGGCAATGACAAAAAACAATGGTTCATAACCAAGGATGACGCCAGCTGAAGTCGCAACCGCTTTCCCGCCCCGGAAGTTTGCAAAAATGGGAAACATATGGCCGACGACGGCTATAACGCCTACGAGCATCTCGTTCAAATCATTGGCTCCAAGCAAAAATGGGAGTGATGTTGCAAGCGTCCCCTTAAGTATATCCATGATTGTGACGGTAAGTCCTGCCTTGACGCCCAATGTCCGGAAGGTATTTGTACCGCCAAGGTTTTTACTGCCGTGCTCGCGAATGTCGATATTGTAAAAGGTTTTACCGATAATTAAACCGGATGGAATCGATCCAATCAAGTAAGCAGACAGTATAATGATAAATGTAAGCATTCTATGACCCTTTCTTTAAGAAAAATCTTTTTATTTTTTCATGATAGAGAAGCTGATTGTTAGCATTTATGAAAGAAATAGCTAAAAACAGCCATAAACTGTGTGATAAGCATCTCTTATTGTAACATTTTCGTGACAAAATGGTACGCCTGTCCGAAAAAAACCCACTGAAAAATGAATTTTCCTTGATAGAAATGCACCTTTTGATATAGGTTAAAGTTGATGCAAGGTAAAATGTTTATCTTTTCTTATTTTCGTATATATAAAAAACAGGAAGGCATGAGGTGGAGTCAGTCTTTTCGAAACTTATTTTTTCTTGTATAATTATTTTTCTTAATAATGGTAATAATCAGCTTGTCTGTTAATTTTCCATGTTAAGAATACTTTTTGTGCAAATATTACATTTTATAAATAGAGAGGATTGGTAAGAATGATAGAAAATCCGAGCAGAGCGGAAATGGGACAAATGCTAAAAAAAGCAAAACGAATCGCTGTAGTCGGATTATCGGATAATCCCGAGCGAACCTCTTATATGGTATCAAAGGCCATGCAGGACAGTGGATATGAAATTATCCCTGTCAACCCTTCCATATCCGAAGTGTTGGGTGTCAAAGCCGTGAAAGCCCTCAAAGATGTTGAAGGCCATGTCGATATCGTCAACGTGTTCCGCCGCTCAGAGTTCCTTCCGGGGATTGCCAAAGAGTTTGCCAACATTGATGCAGATATATTTTGGGCTCAGCTAGGTGTTGAAAATGAGGAAGCTTATCATTTTTTGATCGAAAAAGGTTATACTGTCATCATGGATCGATGCATTAAAGTCGAACACGCCCTTACGAAGTAAAGTCAAAAGAGCGGGCCCTCCGCTCTTTTTTAAAGGCATTTCAAGTTCCGGTTCGAGGGTA
This genomic stretch from Peribacillus muralis harbors:
- the plsY gene encoding glycerol-3-phosphate 1-O-acyltransferase PlsY; the protein is MLTFIIILSAYLIGSIPSGLIIGKTFYNIDIREHGSKNLGGTNTFRTLGVKAGLTVTIMDILKGTLATSLPFLLGANDLNEMLVGVIAVVGHMFPIFANFRGGKAVATSAGVILGYEPLFFVIAVIIFFISLYFSKYVSLSSMIASLLAFIYSLVFHTGDWALITVIGIFTIFIFYRHRANIKRIIDKTEPKVKWL
- a CDS encoding CoA-binding protein, with amino-acid sequence MIENPSRAEMGQMLKKAKRIAVVGLSDNPERTSYMVSKAMQDSGYEIIPVNPSISEVLGVKAVKALKDVEGHVDIVNVFRRSEFLPGIAKEFANIDADIFWAQLGVENEEAYHFLIEKGYTVIMDRCIKVEHALTK